A window from Aliamphritea hakodatensis encodes these proteins:
- a CDS encoding electron transfer flavoprotein-ubiquinone oxidoreductase: MERESMEFDVVIVGAGPAGLSTACRLMQLANEKEQELTVCVVEKGSEVGAHILSGAVVEPRALNELFPDWKEQGAPLNTAVTEDQIFMLKDAENAKKIPNALVPKTMHNEGNYIASVGNLCRWLGEQAEQLGVEVFPGFPAANVIYGDDGRVAGIGTGDMGLDEEGGQKDSYMPGMDLLAKYTIFTEGCRGHLGKELIAKFNLDEGKDAQHYGIGIKELWDIDPAKHQPGLVVHGAGWPLTDASGGFFLYHTDNNQVVVGLITDLNYSNPHLSPFDEFQRMKHHPELKQYLEGGTRVSYGARAIAKGGLNSLPKMTMPGALLLGCDAGTLNFSKIKGTHTAMKSGMIAAETLFDALSAGDEGGRDLTAYAENFNDSWLYQELYKSRNFGPAMHKFGTILGGAFNFIDQNLFSIPVTLHDNKPDYAEMKPASECPVIEYPKPDGVISFDKSSSVFLSFTNHEENQPCHLKLTDASIPMTSNLQKFAEPAQRFCPAGVYEIVEDDDGSQRFQINSQNCVHCKTCDIKDPAQNITWVTPEGGGGPNYPNM; this comes from the coding sequence ATGGAACGCGAATCCATGGAATTTGACGTCGTCATCGTCGGTGCCGGACCTGCAGGTCTGTCCACCGCTTGCCGACTGATGCAACTGGCCAATGAGAAAGAGCAGGAACTGACCGTCTGTGTGGTCGAGAAAGGTTCCGAAGTCGGTGCTCATATTCTGTCCGGTGCGGTGGTTGAACCCCGCGCACTGAACGAACTGTTCCCGGACTGGAAAGAGCAGGGCGCTCCGCTGAACACAGCGGTCACCGAAGACCAGATTTTCATGCTGAAAGATGCTGAAAATGCCAAGAAAATTCCTAACGCACTGGTTCCAAAAACCATGCACAACGAAGGCAACTACATTGCCAGCGTTGGTAACCTTTGCCGCTGGTTGGGTGAGCAGGCTGAACAGCTGGGTGTTGAAGTATTCCCGGGCTTCCCTGCTGCCAACGTCATTTACGGCGATGACGGCCGTGTTGCCGGTATCGGTACCGGTGATATGGGCCTGGATGAAGAAGGCGGTCAGAAAGATTCTTACATGCCGGGCATGGACCTGCTGGCCAAGTACACCATCTTCACTGAAGGTTGCCGCGGTCACCTGGGTAAAGAACTGATTGCCAAGTTCAACCTGGACGAAGGTAAAGATGCCCAGCACTACGGTATCGGCATTAAAGAGCTGTGGGACATTGACCCGGCTAAACATCAGCCAGGTCTGGTTGTGCACGGTGCCGGCTGGCCACTGACAGATGCCAGCGGCGGTTTCTTCCTGTATCACACGGATAACAACCAGGTGGTTGTGGGTCTGATTACCGACCTGAACTACTCGAACCCGCACCTGAGCCCGTTCGATGAATTCCAGCGTATGAAGCACCATCCGGAACTGAAACAGTATCTGGAAGGCGGTACCCGTGTGTCTTACGGTGCACGTGCGATTGCTAAGGGTGGCCTGAACTCCCTGCCGAAAATGACCATGCCAGGCGCGCTGCTGCTGGGTTGTGATGCCGGTACTCTGAACTTCTCCAAGATCAAGGGTACGCACACCGCAATGAAGTCCGGCATGATTGCTGCCGAGACCCTGTTTGATGCCCTGAGCGCCGGTGATGAAGGCGGTCGTGATCTGACTGCTTACGCTGAGAACTTCAACGATTCATGGTTGTACCAGGAGCTGTATAAGAGCCGTAACTTCGGCCCTGCGATGCACAAGTTCGGTACGATTCTGGGCGGTGCGTTCAACTTCATCGATCAGAACCTGTTCAGCATTCCGGTTACCCTGCACGACAACAAGCCTGACTATGCAGAAATGAAGCCGGCCAGCGAGTGCCCGGTGATTGAATATCCTAAGCCGGACGGTGTCATCAGCTTTGATAAGTCTTCTTCTGTGTTCCTGTCGTTCACGAACCACGAAGAAAATCAGCCATGCCACCTGAAGCTGACCGATGCGTCTATTCCGATGACATCTAACCTGCAGAAGTTTGCGGAACCTGCGCAGCGTTTCTGCCCGGCGGGTGTTTACGAAATCGTTGAAGACGATGACGGCTCACAGCGCTTCCAGATTAACTCGCAGAACTGCGTTCACTGTAAGACTTGCGACATTAAAGACCCTGCCCAGAACATTACCTGGGTAACCCCTGAAGGGGGCGGCGGTCCTAACTATCCAAACATGTAA
- a CDS encoding aspartate/glutamate racemase family protein yields the protein MILQGGYNICDVPVGVISLESYFPKPNGHIKHPACFDFPILYKTVKGATIDRLIRERDPELLKPFIDAAKELESEGVKAITGSCGFLALHQKALADAVNIPVFMSSLIQVPLVSRMLRSDQKVGVVVANSDALTADHLTGVGIGDEAIVVAGMQEQTQFSDVILKAKYNDLDMALFEQELCAVVENMLNNNPDVGSIVLECTDLSHFAPALQKRFALPVFDLTSLTRMVAATVNRTIA from the coding sequence ATGATTTTACAGGGTGGCTATAACATCTGTGACGTTCCTGTCGGGGTCATCTCCCTGGAATCTTACTTTCCCAAACCAAACGGGCACATCAAACACCCTGCCTGTTTTGATTTCCCGATTCTGTATAAAACCGTTAAAGGTGCAACGATTGACCGCTTAATCCGCGAGCGGGACCCGGAACTGCTGAAACCTTTTATTGACGCGGCCAAAGAGCTGGAAAGCGAAGGCGTTAAAGCGATTACCGGCAGCTGCGGTTTCCTGGCACTGCACCAGAAAGCACTGGCTGATGCGGTTAACATTCCGGTATTCATGTCCAGCCTGATTCAGGTGCCTCTGGTATCGCGCATGCTCAGATCTGATCAGAAAGTCGGCGTTGTGGTTGCGAACAGCGACGCCCTGACAGCAGATCACCTCACCGGCGTGGGCATCGGGGATGAAGCGATTGTGGTTGCCGGCATGCAGGAACAGACACAGTTCAGTGATGTCATCCTCAAGGCAAAATACAATGATCTTGATATGGCATTATTCGAACAGGAATTATGCGCCGTCGTTGAAAACATGCTGAACAACAATCCGGATGTAGGCTCAATTGTGCTGGAATGTACCGACCTGTCGCATTTCGCACCGGCCTTACAAAAGCGCTTTGCACTGCCGGTATTCGACCTGACCAGCCTGACCCGGATGGTGGCTGCCACCGTCAACCGGACCATTGCCTGA
- a CDS encoding NAD(P)/FAD-dependent oxidoreductase, with protein MQDSQIGIIGAGVVGLSTALWLQKAGYQVTLIDKELPGMGASFGNAGLFADYARLPFARFSMMRKMPGLLMDSSSPLSMHSNYIPKLLPYGWRFFKACFADNYAKGKIALSQLHQHTVQADETLLRISGAQDLIKAQGCLGLFADQQDFQNAQQGDLLERRQQGVNLEFLNAGQVADLEPDLAAFHAGGVFYPDTRFTVSPLGLCRRYAEHFTGNGGKILRDQALSVTPKIPGVSVKLTDETLEFDHLVICAGVASKELLTPLGVKMPMVSERGYHLTLDLGEKQLQRPVGWLDKSVFLTPMAGGVRLAGTAEFAAADAPLDESKAQTMLEHAKVMLGETPHITSTWVGSRPSTPDSLPVIGPLQRYPQISLGFGHGHLGLTFGAVTGQLISCAIQGEPGAVDLTPFAPERFN; from the coding sequence ATGCAAGATTCTCAGATTGGCATTATTGGCGCCGGCGTCGTGGGTTTATCAACGGCGTTATGGCTGCAAAAAGCAGGTTACCAGGTCACCCTTATCGACAAAGAATTACCGGGCATGGGGGCATCTTTTGGTAACGCAGGCCTGTTTGCCGACTATGCACGCTTACCCTTTGCACGCTTTTCCATGATGCGGAAAATGCCGGGGCTGCTCATGGACAGCTCCAGCCCGCTTTCAATGCACAGCAACTATATCCCTAAACTGCTTCCGTATGGCTGGCGGTTTTTCAAAGCCTGTTTCGCCGACAATTATGCCAAAGGCAAGATCGCCTTATCCCAGTTACACCAGCACACCGTACAGGCCGATGAAACCCTGCTCAGAATCAGCGGTGCGCAGGATCTGATCAAAGCGCAAGGCTGTCTGGGGCTGTTTGCTGATCAGCAGGACTTTCAGAACGCCCAGCAGGGAGACCTGCTTGAACGCCGGCAGCAAGGGGTTAACCTTGAATTTCTGAATGCCGGACAGGTAGCAGATCTGGAACCGGATCTGGCGGCCTTTCATGCCGGCGGTGTCTTCTATCCGGATACCCGCTTTACCGTCAGCCCGCTGGGCCTGTGCCGCCGTTATGCGGAGCACTTTACGGGCAATGGCGGTAAAATCCTACGCGATCAGGCCTTATCAGTTACACCGAAAATTCCCGGAGTCAGTGTAAAGCTGACAGATGAAACCCTTGAATTCGATCATCTGGTTATCTGTGCCGGCGTGGCATCCAAAGAACTGCTAACGCCGCTGGGGGTTAAAATGCCGATGGTCAGCGAGCGGGGCTATCATTTAACGCTGGATCTTGGTGAAAAACAGCTGCAGCGTCCGGTCGGCTGGCTGGACAAATCCGTATTCCTGACACCGATGGCCGGTGGTGTCCGGCTCGCCGGGACTGCTGAATTTGCTGCCGCCGATGCACCGCTGGATGAATCCAAGGCGCAAACCATGCTGGAACACGCCAAGGTCATGCTGGGCGAAACGCCACACATCACATCCACCTGGGTCGGCAGCCGGCCTTCAACACCGGACTCGTTGCCGGTCATCGGCCCGCTGCAACGTTATCCACAGATCAGTCTGGGCTTCGGCCACGGCCATCTGGGGCTGACTTTCGGCGCGGTAACCGGTCAGCTGATATCCTGTGCGATACAGGGCGAACCCGGCGCTGTAGACCTTACGCCTTTTGCACCTGAGCGCTTCAACTGA
- a CDS encoding tripartite tricarboxylate transporter TctB family protein, translating to MDRRKVDVVLATVLIIISLIILTSDQLVEGGAETDLGSMFLPRIVAVLIILFSATIGIQSLKNLLQRKEMEDKELIVTNGYGGIFIYIGIFIAYWLLVPVFGFLVTTPFVMFSVALLLGGRNWIPMTAVSVITPILIFYGSSQFLRVFLPTWSL from the coding sequence ATGGACAGACGTAAAGTCGATGTCGTACTTGCGACCGTACTCATTATAATTTCCCTGATCATACTGACCAGCGATCAGCTGGTGGAAGGCGGCGCCGAAACGGACTTAGGTTCGATGTTCCTGCCCCGCATTGTTGCAGTACTGATCATCCTTTTCTCCGCCACTATCGGTATTCAGTCTCTTAAAAATCTGCTTCAGCGCAAAGAGATGGAAGATAAAGAACTCATCGTGACCAATGGTTACGGCGGCATCTTTATCTATATCGGTATTTTCATTGCTTACTGGTTGCTGGTGCCTGTCTTCGGATTTCTGGTGACGACTCCTTTTGTCATGTTCAGCGTTGCGCTGCTGCTGGGTGGCCGTAACTGGATCCCAATGACGGCCGTTTCGGTGATTACACCGATCCTGATTTTCTATGGTTCCAGTCAGTTCCTGCGGGTGTTTCTGCCCACCTGGTCGCTGTAA
- a CDS encoding tripartite tricarboxylate transporter permease, with protein MFDNIISGFGAILSVGPILGIIAGVIIGIIFGAIPGISGIMAIAIILPLTFYVDPIIGITMLLAVYKAGIYGGSISAILINTPGAAASFLTAVDGNALTKAGKAGKALDISLFSSVSGEMLATLVLILVAAPISAISLQAGPIEKVFLLLFAFTVIGTLAGESIPRGLLSCCLGMLFAMVGMSTITGASRFTFGYTELMAGFTFTPMLIGILVMPEVINVIRRRRVPHHEMMITHSPDPADNRISFKEFRSVFRTILKSSGIGTFIGALPGLGSSTAAFIAYGEAKRTSKKPEEYGKGSVEGIAAAESANNAVCGSSMIPMLTLSIPGDDVAALLMGAFLIHGLTPGPLIFFEHTETIYAIFAGFLITDLFLLGIAKSGFRFFVKIASLRRYYIFPCVTVFAFTGAFTAGQNMNDILILIAFTIMGYSMRVFGLNPAVFIIGFILTPFLEQNLDQALAIVGTDYHLFFASPFSWVFIALSAFFVYSSIRMRNKAARTPQEKAV; from the coding sequence ATGTTTGACAATATTATTAGTGGCTTTGGGGCAATTCTTTCTGTCGGCCCGATTCTCGGTATTATCGCCGGTGTCATCATCGGTATTATTTTCGGCGCGATTCCCGGTATTTCCGGCATCATGGCCATCGCCATTATTCTGCCGCTGACCTTTTATGTTGATCCTATTATCGGTATCACGATGTTGCTGGCGGTGTATAAGGCCGGTATCTATGGCGGGTCTATTTCAGCCATTCTGATCAATACGCCGGGTGCGGCCGCGTCCTTTTTAACCGCGGTGGATGGTAACGCGCTGACGAAGGCCGGTAAGGCCGGTAAGGCGCTGGATATATCGCTGTTTTCTTCGGTATCCGGGGAGATGCTGGCGACCCTGGTACTGATCCTTGTGGCGGCGCCTATTTCGGCAATTTCCCTGCAGGCCGGCCCCATTGAGAAAGTCTTCCTGCTGCTGTTTGCCTTTACCGTTATCGGCACGCTTGCGGGTGAGTCTATTCCCCGTGGCTTGCTGTCCTGCTGCTTAGGGATGCTGTTTGCGATGGTGGGGATGTCCACGATTACCGGTGCTTCCCGCTTTACCTTTGGCTATACCGAACTGATGGCAGGCTTCACCTTCACGCCGATGCTGATCGGTATTCTGGTGATGCCGGAGGTGATCAATGTGATTCGCCGGCGCCGGGTGCCGCATCATGAGATGATGATTACGCACTCGCCTGATCCGGCTGATAACCGCATCAGCTTTAAGGAGTTCCGTTCTGTCTTCCGGACGATCCTGAAGTCCAGCGGCATCGGCACATTCATCGGTGCATTACCGGGCCTGGGTTCCAGTACCGCTGCCTTTATCGCGTACGGTGAGGCTAAGCGCACCTCGAAGAAACCGGAGGAGTACGGTAAAGGTTCTGTTGAAGGTATCGCGGCTGCGGAGTCTGCCAATAACGCGGTGTGTGGTTCCAGTATGATCCCGATGCTGACCCTGAGTATTCCCGGCGATGACGTAGCGGCGCTGCTGATGGGGGCATTCCTGATCCATGGTTTAACGCCGGGTCCGTTAATCTTCTTCGAACACACTGAAACCATTTATGCGATTTTCGCCGGCTTCCTGATCACGGATCTGTTCCTGCTGGGGATCGCCAAGTCGGGTTTCCGCTTCTTTGTGAAGATTGCCTCACTGCGCCGTTATTACATATTCCCCTGTGTCACGGTATTTGCTTTCACCGGTGCCTTCACTGCGGGCCAGAATATGAACGACATTCTGATCCTGATTGCCTTCACCATCATGGGCTACTCCATGCGGGTGTTCGGGCTGAATCCGGCGGTGTTCATTATCGGCTTTATTCTGACGCCCTTCCTTGAACAGAATCTGGATCAGGCGCTGGCGATTGTCGGTACTGACTACCACCTATTCTTTGCTTCACCTTTCTCCTGGGTATTTATCGCCCTGTCGGCTTTCTTCGTTTATTCGAGCATTCGGATGCGCAATAAGGCCGCCAGAACCCCACAGGAAAAAGCTGTCTAG
- a CDS encoding Bug family tripartite tricarboxylate transporter substrate binding protein, translating into MKNTKKTLLALAGALAVSFSAGAMAEYPEKPINVIVPYGAGGDSDLTTRIWADAVEKELGVPVVVINKAGGGGVVGTSFVANSKNDGYTLINAGLGNMLVTPNFSKTPYDFGSFEPVVKMTAVPLAVVVAEDSPYTNFDEFVAGAKANKLTQGSWGASSSGTILANIIADQAGYSVKYVHAKGAAASMVSVIGGHIDSAVSFPPAFGPHVKADRARALVMNQKMDAFPGVPTFADYGIEGSFEGWSGVFAPKGVPQEVVDKLVAATTKVMKDPQVMKAYENIGAVIDFRQGPEWVADMKVTYDIMKDAAAKVKK; encoded by the coding sequence ATGAAAAATACCAAAAAAACCTTATTAGCCTTGGCCGGTGCTTTAGCGGTTTCTTTCTCTGCAGGTGCGATGGCGGAATATCCTGAAAAGCCGATTAATGTCATTGTACCTTACGGTGCCGGTGGTGATTCCGACCTGACAACCCGTATCTGGGCGGATGCTGTTGAGAAAGAGCTGGGCGTACCGGTTGTTGTTATCAACAAAGCTGGCGGTGGCGGTGTGGTGGGGACGTCTTTCGTTGCCAACTCCAAGAATGATGGCTACACCCTGATCAATGCCGGTCTGGGTAACATGCTGGTAACCCCTAACTTCAGCAAGACACCTTATGACTTCGGCAGCTTCGAGCCGGTTGTTAAGATGACGGCAGTGCCGCTGGCGGTTGTGGTTGCAGAAGACAGCCCGTACACCAACTTTGATGAGTTCGTTGCCGGTGCTAAAGCCAACAAGCTGACCCAGGGTTCATGGGGTGCTTCATCTTCCGGCACCATTCTGGCCAACATCATTGCTGACCAGGCCGGTTACAGCGTTAAGTATGTACACGCGAAAGGTGCTGCAGCATCCATGGTATCTGTGATCGGTGGTCACATTGATTCAGCGGTTTCCTTCCCGCCGGCGTTCGGCCCTCATGTGAAGGCTGACCGTGCCCGTGCACTGGTGATGAACCAGAAGATGGATGCTTTCCCGGGCGTGCCTACTTTTGCAGACTACGGTATCGAGGGCAGCTTTGAAGGCTGGTCCGGCGTTTTCGCACCTAAGGGTGTACCTCAGGAAGTTGTGGATAAGCTGGTTGCTGCGACGACTAAGGTAATGAAAGACCCTCAGGTGATGAAAGCTTACGAAAACATCGGTGCGGTTATCGACTTCCGTCAGGGACCTGAGTGGGTTGCTGATATGAAAGTCACTTATGACATCATGAAAGATGCGGCTGCTAAGGTGAAGAAATAA
- a CDS encoding LysR family transcriptional regulator — protein sequence MNLNQMESFRAVMLTGSVSQAAKQLYRTQPAVSMVISSLEKQIGFQLFERRKKRLYPTPEANYLYAEIEAIFSRINDVSQTLQDIQNKQYGFLRIGCMPGPSNFFVPDLVADFLEEHPKIQASLQTRTSEGVREWVASDQYDIGLTELTERDSAIDKEVFSLSCLCALPADHPLAVHEVITPEHLDDEPMITLHPDHSTYYALQQLFESSGYRMNVRLQTRFFIPALRFIERGLGVCIMDPISAASYCSYAQPGKVVFRRFDSDVCLKLGIIYPANKPRSLITQDFADQLRERIQALDEHPQALFAWGKDDKS from the coding sequence ATGAACCTTAACCAGATGGAATCTTTTCGTGCGGTGATGCTCACCGGCTCTGTCTCTCAGGCGGCCAAGCAGCTGTACCGGACTCAGCCGGCGGTCAGTATGGTGATAAGCTCGCTGGAGAAGCAGATTGGTTTCCAGTTGTTTGAACGCCGCAAAAAGCGGTTGTATCCGACCCCGGAAGCCAATTACTTATACGCCGAGATTGAGGCGATTTTCTCGCGCATCAATGACGTCAGCCAGACTCTTCAGGATATTCAGAACAAGCAGTACGGGTTCCTCCGAATTGGCTGTATGCCGGGGCCGTCTAACTTTTTTGTACCGGATCTGGTGGCCGACTTTCTCGAAGAGCACCCTAAGATTCAGGCCTCTCTGCAAACCCGGACATCCGAAGGGGTGCGTGAGTGGGTCGCGTCAGATCAGTATGATATTGGTCTGACGGAACTGACGGAGCGGGATTCTGCGATCGATAAAGAGGTGTTTTCCCTGTCCTGCCTGTGTGCCTTACCGGCGGATCATCCGCTGGCGGTGCATGAGGTGATTACCCCGGAACATCTGGACGATGAGCCGATGATTACCCTGCATCCGGATCACTCCACCTATTATGCCCTGCAGCAGTTATTTGAGTCTTCAGGTTACCGGATGAACGTACGCCTCCAGACCCGGTTCTTCATTCCCGCCCTGCGGTTTATCGAGCGGGGGCTGGGGGTTTGTATTATGGACCCGATATCTGCGGCCAGTTATTGCTCCTATGCGCAGCCCGGCAAGGTGGTGTTTCGCCGTTTTGATTCTGATGTCTGCTTAAAGCTGGGGATTATTTATCCGGCCAACAAACCCCGTTCTCTGATTACCCAGGATTTTGCCGACCAGTTACGTGAGCGTATTCAAGCGCTGGATGAACATCCGCAAGCGCTGTTTGCCTGGGGAAAAGATGATAAGTCCTGA
- a CDS encoding heavy metal translocating P-type ATPase: MATTLILEGVRCAGCVGKIERGLAETPGVSQARVNFPQRRLRVEGNISEADLIHAVEDIGFGAKVDQNSPEYRALLQQQEDKTYRLRLRSAALALGLGLPLMLIGWLTDSMRITTMQDQLIWAAVGMLTLAVLVFPGRHFFTGGWKALKHRSATMDSLVALGTGSAWLYSMAVVMFPDLFPDGSRHVYFEASAMIVGLINLGNAIEIRGQRQTSSAVEKLLNLQPKQVRLIREGSPQEVLLEEVQVGDHIQLRPGEQIPVDARVVEGQSLVDESMLSGEPVPVSKSAGDQVIAGTLNQTGSLLIEAEKVGADTVISKIIDMVQQAQASKPEIARLADSISAIFVPIVLVISAVTALLWYLFGPEPQLTYMLITATTVLVIACPCALGLATPMAVMRGIAKAADYGILIRNAKTLQSAAGVDTVMLDKTGTLTEGKPQVTLTRTRGINDSQLLQLAASLEQHSEHPLAAAICQANTTEVLPVENFSAVVGRGVTGEQSGRQLHLGNEAYMETLGIELAEMYSLTLGMDSAQTPVFLAVDHQLAGMISISDPIREDSRAAVARLQSQGLRVIMLTGDNPQTAQAVATALELDDFYAGLMPADKAEQVVAFQKMGCKVAMAGDGINDAPALARADVGLAIGQGTDIAIESADMVLLHSSVDSIADAVDISRATLRNIKQNLFAAFLYNTLGIPVAAGVLFPFTGILLSPVVAGAAMALSSISVISNANRLRLYKPGK; the protein is encoded by the coding sequence ATGGCTACCACCCTTATTCTTGAAGGAGTCCGCTGCGCCGGCTGTGTCGGCAAAATAGAGCGGGGGCTGGCAGAAACGCCCGGCGTCAGCCAGGCCAGGGTTAACTTTCCCCAGCGCCGTCTGCGTGTGGAAGGTAATATCAGTGAAGCGGATCTGATCCACGCGGTCGAAGACATTGGTTTTGGTGCCAAAGTAGATCAGAACAGCCCTGAATACCGTGCCCTGCTGCAGCAACAGGAAGACAAGACCTACCGGCTGCGGCTACGCAGTGCCGCACTGGCGCTGGGTCTGGGCCTGCCGCTGATGCTGATTGGCTGGCTAACCGACAGCATGCGCATCACAACCATGCAGGATCAGCTGATCTGGGCGGCGGTCGGCATGCTGACACTGGCCGTACTGGTGTTCCCCGGCCGACACTTTTTTACCGGCGGCTGGAAAGCTCTTAAGCACCGCAGTGCCACCATGGACTCTCTGGTCGCGCTGGGTACCGGCAGCGCATGGCTATATTCAATGGCTGTGGTGATGTTTCCTGACCTCTTTCCTGACGGTTCCCGCCACGTCTACTTTGAAGCCTCTGCCATGATTGTCGGCCTGATCAATCTGGGCAACGCTATCGAAATCCGTGGCCAGCGCCAGACGTCCAGCGCAGTAGAAAAGCTGCTCAACCTGCAACCCAAACAGGTCCGGCTGATCCGTGAAGGTTCGCCACAGGAAGTACTCCTTGAAGAGGTTCAGGTGGGGGATCATATCCAGCTGCGCCCCGGCGAGCAGATTCCGGTGGATGCCCGGGTTGTCGAAGGCCAGAGTCTGGTGGATGAATCCATGCTCAGCGGGGAGCCGGTTCCGGTCAGCAAAAGCGCCGGCGATCAGGTTATCGCCGGCACCCTGAACCAGACCGGTAGTCTGCTGATCGAAGCGGAAAAAGTAGGCGCTGATACGGTCATCAGCAAAATCATCGACATGGTGCAGCAGGCGCAGGCCAGTAAACCGGAAATTGCCCGGCTGGCGGACAGTATCTCTGCGATTTTTGTCCCCATAGTACTGGTCATCAGCGCGGTAACAGCGCTGCTCTGGTATCTGTTCGGCCCTGAGCCTCAGCTCACCTATATGCTGATTACCGCCACCACGGTACTGGTTATCGCCTGCCCCTGCGCACTGGGGCTCGCCACGCCGATGGCCGTGATGCGGGGCATTGCCAAGGCGGCCGACTACGGCATCCTGATCCGGAACGCGAAAACCCTGCAGAGCGCTGCCGGCGTTGATACGGTAATGCTGGATAAAACCGGCACCCTGACGGAAGGAAAACCCCAGGTAACCCTCACCAGAACCCGCGGGATTAACGACAGCCAGTTACTGCAACTGGCCGCCTCACTGGAACAGCATTCGGAACACCCGCTGGCAGCCGCCATCTGCCAGGCGAATACGACCGAAGTACTGCCGGTGGAAAACTTCAGCGCCGTTGTTGGCCGCGGCGTCACCGGCGAGCAGTCCGGCCGCCAGTTGCATCTTGGCAATGAAGCCTATATGGAGACTCTGGGCATTGAACTGGCAGAGATGTACAGTCTGACCCTGGGTATGGACAGCGCCCAGACGCCGGTATTTCTGGCGGTTGACCACCAACTGGCCGGTATGATCAGTATCAGCGACCCGATTCGTGAAGACAGCCGGGCAGCCGTTGCCCGCCTGCAAAGTCAGGGTTTAAGAGTCATCATGCTGACCGGAGACAATCCTCAGACCGCTCAGGCGGTTGCCACTGCGCTGGAACTGGATGATTTTTATGCCGGTCTGATGCCCGCAGACAAAGCTGAACAGGTAGTGGCATTCCAGAAGATGGGCTGCAAAGTTGCCATGGCCGGAGACGGCATCAATGATGCACCGGCACTGGCCCGCGCAGATGTGGGCCTGGCTATCGGTCAGGGTACGGATATCGCTATCGAAAGCGCCGACATGGTATTGCTGCACAGCTCTGTAGACAGTATCGCGGACGCGGTGGATATCTCCCGGGCAACCCTGCGCAACATCAAACAAAACCTGTTTGCGGCCTTCCTGTATAACACGCTGGGCATTCCGGTGGCCGCCGGTGTGCTGTTCCCGTTCACCGGGATTCTGCTCAGCCCGGTGGTAGCCGGTGCTGCCATGGCCCTGTCATCCATCAGCGTGATCAGTAACGCCAACCGTTTACGGCTGTATAAGCCGGGCAAATAA
- the cueR gene encoding Cu(I)-responsive transcriptional regulator produces the protein MNISQAAAATGLSAKTIRYYEQQGVVAPAERSDNGYRTYSPAHIDELKFIKRTRSLGFSLEEGRDLLRLAQDPNRTSAQVKSKALEHIEKITEQIEALEAMRDALLPIVEQCQGDESVECPIIDQLSGRTQ, from the coding sequence ATGAATATTTCTCAGGCCGCAGCGGCCACCGGACTTAGCGCCAAGACAATCCGTTACTACGAACAGCAGGGTGTCGTTGCACCCGCTGAGCGTTCTGATAACGGTTACCGGACGTACTCGCCGGCACACATTGATGAACTGAAGTTTATCAAACGGACCCGCAGTCTCGGGTTCTCGCTGGAAGAGGGCCGTGACTTGCTGCGCCTTGCTCAGGATCCCAACCGCACCAGTGCACAGGTAAAAAGCAAAGCACTGGAGCACATTGAAAAGATCACCGAGCAGATCGAAGCATTAGAAGCAATGCGCGATGCTTTACTGCCGATTGTTGAACAGTGTCAGGGCGATGAATCCGTTGAATGCCCGATTATTGATCAGTTGAGTGGTCGTACCCAGTAA
- a CDS encoding DUF411 domain-containing protein translates to MKNFFRAGQRAALMFVTVLMSVSFTAVTQAADPFWKESTDNTAYPITVYRSTTCGCCKDWVDHLKDHNFKVKEITDSEMNTVKKAFGVPQNLASCHTASINGKIVEGHVPAQDIKRMLETDNDIRLLTVPGMASGTPGMDMDGAEKHDFRVYAVKTNGDQSVFNTYTDY, encoded by the coding sequence ATGAAGAATTTTTTTCGGGCCGGCCAGCGTGCAGCCCTGATGTTTGTAACTGTTTTAATGAGTGTGTCCTTTACTGCTGTGACTCAGGCGGCGGACCCTTTCTGGAAAGAAAGTACCGATAATACGGCGTATCCGATAACGGTTTACCGCAGTACTACCTGCGGTTGCTGTAAAGACTGGGTAGACCATCTGAAGGACCATAACTTCAAAGTGAAGGAAATCACCGATTCAGAAATGAATACGGTGAAAAAGGCCTTCGGTGTGCCGCAAAATCTGGCGTCCTGCCACACGGCATCCATCAACGGTAAGATCGTTGAGGGACACGTGCCGGCTCAGGACATCAAACGGATGCTGGAAACCGATAATGATATCCGCCTGCTGACGGTGCCGGGCATGGCTTCCGGTACACCGGGTATGGATATGGACGGTGCTGAAAAGCATGACTTCAGAGTCTACGCTGTCAAAACCAACGGTGATCAGTCTGTCTTTAACACCTATACGGATTACTGA